A genomic window from Yarrowia lipolytica chromosome 1D, complete sequence includes:
- a CDS encoding uncharacterized protein (Compare to YALI0D19118g, similar to DEHA0G04917g Debaryomyces hansenii IPF 692.1, similar to Saccharomyces cerevisiae YOR006C; ancestral locus Anc_6.19), whose amino-acid sequence MARKQTGKGRRMETKHRETAHTSNFPAKMAMWDFEHCDPKRCSGKKLHRLGIIKSLRVGQKYSGVVVSPNGKHVICPDDREIVEEHGAAVVECSWARLDEVPFNKIGGPHERLLPYLVAANPVNYGRPWKLNCVEALAACFAITGHLDWAEEVLSHFSWGQAFLQINEDLLEIYAECTDAASINEAQKMWLDEIEAEHARRQKEKAASGGVWKHGEDRDHGKAGELPPSDDDDDYDEGDIDFNRQLDNPGEVDVFGNTIVKKESRVDALGNTIESDSEEEEKKDFKQPRVDALGNTIESEDDEEGVKQPRYDSLGNTIESEEEEEEDEGEYDEEDEVDALGNTIKKVL is encoded by the coding sequence ATGGCTCGAAAACAGACCGGCAAGGGCCGACGTATGGAAACCAAGCACCGAGAGACGGCTCACACGTCGAATTTCCCCGCCAAAATGGCCATGTGGGATTTCGAACACTGCGATCCCAAGCGGTGCTCCGGCAAGAAACTGCACAGATTGGGCATCATCAAGTCGCTGAGAGTGGGCCAAAAGTACAGCGGAGTTGTTGTCTCGCCCAACGGCAAGCACGTGATTTGTCCCGACGACCGAGAGATCGTGGAGGAGCACGGAGCAGCAGTTGTGGAGTGTTCTTGGGCCCGGCTAGACGAGGTGCCCTTCAACAAGATCGGAGGTCCCCATGAACGTCTGTTGCCGTACCTCGTGGCTGCCAACCCCGTCAACTACGGCCGTCCATGGAAACTCAACTGCGTGGAGGCTCTCGCTGCCTGTTTTGCCATCACAGGCCATCTCGACTGGGCCGAGGAGGTACTGTCTCACTTCTCTTGGGGACAGGCGTTTCTGCAGATCAACGAGGACCTGCTGGAAATTTATGCCGAGTGCACAGACGCAGCCTCGATCAacgaggcccagaagatgTGGCTAGATGAAATCGAGGCTGAGCATGCCCGAAGACAGAAAGAAAAGGCTGCATCTGGAGGAGTGTGGAAACACGGAGAAGATCGAGACCATGGAAAGGCTGGAGAACTTCCTCCCTccgatgacgatgacgattACGACGAGGGAGATATCGACTTTAACAGACAACTCGATAACCCCGGCGAGGTCGATGTTTTTGGAAACACCATTGTGAAGAAGGAATCCAGAGTAGACGCCCTGGGAAACACCATTGAAAGCGACagtgaagaggaagagaagaaggacttTAAACAGCCCAGAGTTGATGCCTTGGGCAATACTATTGAGAGtgaagacgacgaggaaggGGTCAAACAGCCTAGATACGATTCTCTTGGTAACACTATCGAAagtgaagaagaggaagaagaagacgagggCGAGTACGATGAGGAAGACGAAGTGGATGCGCTGGGAaacaccatcaagaaggtgTTGTAG
- a CDS encoding uncharacterized protein (Compare to YALI0D19140g, similar to uniprot|P30952 Saccharomyces cerevisiae YNL117w Malate synthase 1 glyoxysomal (EC 4.1.3.2)) yields MTVNSTFRSASTSPKLGKTSQADILSPEAQKFLVELHSNFNQRRLELLDLRQKNQLKLDAGEIPTYPTETADIRADKSWTGPSLAPGLHDRRVEITGPPDRKMIINALNTNVATYMSDFEDSQAPTWDNCLDGQVNLYDAIRNQVDFDTEKKPYKLTTKKWTEGTYSRGSTDTRPTLLVRPRGWHMLESHVQIDGQSMSGSLFDFGLFFFNNAKALIEAGRGPYFYLPKMEHYLEARLWNDVFVFSQNYCGIPQGTIRATCLIETLPAALHMEEIIYELRDHSTGLNCGRWDYMFSVIKRFRNQPEKLLPDRKMITMTVPFMNAYVTRLVHVCHKRKVHAMGGMAAIIPLKDAAENALAMEKVKADKHREASAGCDGTWIAHPGLAETATKEFDELMPGENQFDFVGEDVPSEKLLDTTIEGFAITKEGLQENVYIGLRYMEAWLRGLGCVPINNLMEDAATAEVSRAQLWQWTKHGKFTKEEVLEMISQEAEKLGNTDSVKRAGELLGSEIGGDFAEFLTDLLYPDLVEQ; encoded by the coding sequence atgaCAGTCAACTCCACTTTTAGATCGGCATCAACTTCCCCAAAACTGGGCAAAACCAGCCAGGCAGACATCCTGAGCCCCGAGGCCCAAAAGTTCCTGGTTGAACTCCACAGCAACTTCAACCAGCGACGTCTggagctccttgatctgcGTCAGAAGAACCAGCTCAAGCTCGATGCAGGCGAAATCCCCACGTATCCCACGGAAACAGCAGACATCCGAGCAGACAAGTCGTGGACAGGTCCATCTCTGGCTCCCGGTCTCCATGACCGACGGGTCGAAATCACTGGCCCCCCAGACCGAAAGATGATCATCAACGCCCTCAACACAAACGTCGCCACCTACATGTCCGATTTCGAGGACTCCCAAGCCCCCACCTGGGACAACTGTCTCGATGGGCAAGTCAACCTGTACGATGCCATCCGAAACCAGGTTGATTTCGACACAGAGAAGAAACCCTACAAGCTGACTACAAAGAAGTGGACCGAGGGGACCTACTCTAGAGGCTCCACGGACACTCGACCCACTCTTTTGGTGCGCCCTAGAGGCTGGCACATGCTCGAAAGCCATGTTCAGATCGATGGACAGAGCATGTCTGGGTCTCTGTTCGACTTTggactcttcttcttcaacaacgCCAAGGCTCTGATTGAGGCTGGCCGAGGCCCTTACTTTTACCTCCCCAAGATGGAGCATTATCTCGAGGCTCGACTCTGGAATGATGTCTTTGTTTTCTCTCAAAACTACTGCGGAATCCCCCAGGGCACCATTCGAGCTACTTGTCTGATTGAGACTCTTCCTGCAGCTCTGCacatggaggagatcatcTACGAGCTGCGAGATCACTCTACCGGCCTCAACTGTGGTCGATGGGACTACATGTTCTCAGTTATCAAGCGGTTCCGAAACCAGcccgagaagctgcttcCTGACCGAAAGATGATCACCATGACCGTTCCCTTCATGAACGCTTACGTGACTCGTCTGGTTCACGTGTGTCACAAACGAAAGGTGCATGCCATGGGAGGTATGGCTGCCATCATTCCTCTCAAGGATGCTGCGGAGAACGCCCTTGCCatggagaaggtcaaggctGACAAACACAGAGAGGCCTCTGCAGGCTGTGACGGTACCTGGATCGCTCATCCAGGTTTGGCTGAGACTGCCaccaaggagtttgacgaGTTGATGCCAGGGGAAAACCAATTTGATTTCGTCGGAGAGGACGTTCCCTCCGAGAAGCTGTTGGATACTACCATTGAAGGCTTtgccatcaccaaggagggTCTTCAGGAGAATGTCTACATTGGTCTGCGCTACATGGAGGCATGGCTGCGAGGTTTGGGATGTGTGCCCATCAACAACCTCATGGAGGATGCTGCTACTGCCGAGGTTTCTCGTGCCCAGCTGTGGCAGTGGACCAAGCACGGCAAgttcaccaaggaggaggtatTGGAGATGATTTCccaggaggccgagaagctggGAAACACCGACTCTGTCAAGCGAGCAGGCGAGTTGCTGGGATCTGAGATTGGCGGCGATTTTGCAGAGTTCCTCACCGATCTGCTGTATCCTGATCTGGTTGAACAGTAG
- a CDS encoding uncharacterized protein (Truncated form of YALI0D19096g, similar to uniprot|P38163 Saccharomyces cerevisiae YBL106c SRO77 polarized exocytosis by regulating SNARE function P2.26.f2.1, similar to Saccharomyces cerevisiae SRO77 (YBL106C) and SRO7 (YPR032W); ancestral locus Anc_7.442), producing MVRPSDGSLSAHLCYHSSLGRHANHLSSTTIRPCWDTRPLPVTIHHILTQLARYGIQGAVTRVAFDQVQSLLAIGTSSGAIHIFGQVNVEVIVQLPSNRSSVDYLAFVAGKYIVAVDGAGILHIVSLESRTAIYSNNISGNISCIATDPTLDWVFIGLESGQIITYDADRGCMSPFRIGNLQKAVLPAARLSHVISIELSPREYSVLLVAYKEIVVLFSLVENNIIKHFKYEIPAGAPGGDTNAATQTINRSPPCLGATWHPNGHHVVSWHVDGSIVFWDATEGNLLQARTVTDSNVNEPKRSKTPPGGRRLPITGLAWICEKNPENTSILVAGGDIDNGPIRGLTYMDFGPTPTVAVTSYAAMGTHYGTPKRTRMFPITEGADVTDFFPLGAASPFYNRFHDPGVVVVLLNIGEIYSIKLPEGVPIHTASVMPPSIGWVHPHTTTLNLAAVPRNQWVGMMASVKGHQPYLVGGAPAQRHLRRFQTRNALSTGHMNGFVRIWDASRGELQESKVLEVDTKDALKLQEGVPVSKVSFAGQNAELAVAVSTGHVLLYKFDVNKNPKPGLDRMKDLNLSESKEKVIDIRHRFTPGLKEGFMPISLVNMNYGNITALDHSNVGFVAIGYENGRVVIVDRRGPAIIYDEPCSQNSGGGVFRSRGSGVGSAHVTRFEFSICCIDDDEFSSIVLFAGTSNGELITYRFVPNGRGGYKVEYVNRLRICDDRILAINAIDAERGSAALAFPHIMAKLGQDVLIPGTVVVTSVHDVRVIRPSASKMTHKKFPQYSILGGSICFLREGDSMALVCITDTSELVCLALPSLREMSVKKLPYRIDPRTGVNSVFSLTGDIIIQIDRHEAGLISVFGKGVKFEDIPGDLLYDPLKVCPPRPVVSTLQWVRGSVYTTKEDIDKLIGGARRPKSQAMIQEEERAREEQRRQRDLERRKHQERVAHRQRYDEYYTGNGDDDEYYDEDGVRRRNAGGIQGAWDNLEETGHSYLNSVNESIKEAQNDMFKGILKSKFGF from the coding sequence ATGGTCCGACCGAGCGACGGGTCTCTGTCTGCACATCTTTGCTATCATTCTTCTCTGGGCCGCCATGCAAACCACTTGAGTTCCACTACGATACGCCCTTGCTGGGACACTCGGCCGCTCCCAGTCACAATTCATCacatactaacccagctcGCCCGATATGGAATCCAAGGCGCTGTCACCCGTGTGGCTTTCGATCAGGTGCAATCTCTTCTCGCTATCGGAACCTCCTCTGGAGCCATCCACATCTTTGGACAAGTCAACGTTGAGGTGATCGTTCAGCTCCCCAGCAACCGTTCCTCGGTCGACTATCTTGCTTTTGTCGCTGGTAAGTACATTGTTGCAGTCGATGGAGCTGGAATTCTCCACATCGTTTCGCTCGAAAGCCGAACAGCCATCTACAGCAACAACATCTCCGGCAACATCTCATGCATTGCCACGGATCCCACGTTGGACTGGGTCTTTATCGGCCTAGAATCCGGCCAGATCATCACCTACGACGCCGACCGAGGCTGCATGTCGCCGTTCCGAATTGGCAACCTCCAGAAAGCTGTGCTTCCCGCGGCCCGTCtgtctcacgtgatttctATCGAGCTCAGTCCACGTGAGTATTCAGTGCTGCTCGTCGCCtacaaggagattgtcgtGCTATTCTCTCTGGTTGAGAACAACATCATTAAACACTTCAAGTACGAAATTCCCGCGGGAGCtcctggaggagacacGAACGCAGCCACGCAAACGATCAACCGATCACCTCCATGCCTGGGAGCCACATGGCACCCCAACGGACACCATGTAGTCAGCTGGCATGTGGATGGCTCCATTGTTTTTTGGGATGCCACCGAGGGAAATCTTCTGCAGGCTCGAACAGTGACAGATTCCAACGTCAACGAGCCCAAGAGATCAAAGACTCCTCCTGGAGGCCGGAGACTTCCTATCACAGGCCTGGCTTGGATCTGCGAGAAGAATCCTGAAAACACATCGATTCTCGTGGCTGGTGGTGACATCGACAACGGTCCCATTCGAGGTCTGACGTATATGGACTTTGGACCTACTCCCACGGTTGCTGTAACGTCATACGCAGCCATGGGAACCCATTACGGCACCCCTAAACGTACCCGGATGTTCCCTATCACAGAGGGAGCCGATGTCACGGACTTCTTCCCTCTTggagcagcttctcctttCTACAACCGGTTTCACGATCCtggtgtggtggttgtgctGCTCAACATTGGAGAAATCTATTCAATCAAGCTCCCGGAAGGCGTCCCCATTCACACCGCATCGGTTATGCCTCCTTCTATTGGATGGGTGCACCCCCACACTACCACTCTCAACCTCGCTGCTGTACCTCGAAACCAGTGGGTGGGCATGATGGCATCCGTCAAAGGCCACCAGCCCTATTTGGTGGGTGGAGCCCCTGCCCAGCGTCATTTGCGACGTTTTCAGACCAGAAACGCACTGTCTACGGGCCACATGAACGGCTTCGTAAGAATTTGGGACGCTTCGCGGGGTGAACTCCAGGAGAGTAAAGTCCTTGAAGTCGATACCAAGGACGCTCTCAAGTTACAGGAAGGAGTGCCGGTGTCTAAGGTGAGTTTTGCAGGCCAAAACGCCGAGCTTGCGGTTGCCGTATCCACTGGGCATGTGCTTCTGTACAAGTTTGACGTGAATAAGAACCCCAAGCCTGGTCTGGATCGAATGAAGGACCTGAACCTCTCCGAGAGCAAGGAGAAGGTTATTGATATTCGGCACCGATTCACTCCCGGTCTGAAGGAAGGCTTCATGCCCATCTCGCTTGTGAACATGAACTACGGCAACATCACTGCTCTGGACCACTCCAACGTTGGTTTTGTTGCAATCGGATACGAGAATGGCCGTGTGGTTATTGTCGACCGACGAGGACCTGCCATTATCTATGATGAGCCATGCTCTCAAAAtagtggtggaggagttttCCGCTCTCGTGGATCCGGTGTAGGATCTGCCCACGTGACAAGGTTTGAGTTCTCCATTTGTTGTatcgacgacgatgagTTTTCATCCATTGTGCTGTTTGCTGGAACTTCCAACGGAGAGCTCATCACCTACCGGTTTGTGCCTAACGGCCGAGGAGGCTACAAAGTCGAGTATGTGAACCGTCTGCGAATCTGCGACGACCGAATCCTTGCTATTAACGCTATTGATGCTGAGCGGGGTTCTGCAGCTCTGGCTTTCCCTCACATTATGGCCAAGCTGGGCCAGGATGTGCTCATTCCAGGTACTGTGGTTGTGACTAGTGTCCATGACGTGCGTGTGATCCGTCCAAGTGCTTCCAAGATGACCCACAAGAAGTTCCCTCAGTACTCGATCCTCGGTGGATCCATCTGTTTCCTGCGAGAAGGTGACTCCATGGCGTTGGTGTGTATCACCGACACTTCCGAGCTGGTCTGCCTTGCTCTGCCCTCCTTGCGAGAGATGTCTGTGAAGAAACTGCCGTACCGAATTGATCCCCGAACTGGTGTAAACTCCGTCTTCTCTCTGACTGGAGACATCATCATCCAGATTGATAGACACGAAGCTGGCCTGATTTCAGTGTTTGGCAAGGGTGTAAAATTTGAGGATATCCCTGGAGATCTGCTCTACGATCCTCTCAAGGTATGCCCTCCGCGCCCTGTGGTCTCAACTCTTCAGTGGGTGAGGGGATCCGTTTACACCACAAAGGAGGACATCGACAAGCTGATTGGAGGTGCCCGACGACCCAAGTCACAGGCTATGATCcaagaggaagagagagctcgagaagagcAGCGTCGACAGCGTGATCTGGAGCGACGAAAACACCAGGAGCGAGTGGCCCATCGACAAAGGTATGATGAGTACTACACTGGAAACGGCGACGATGACGAGTACTATGATGAAGACGGTGTTCGGCGAAGAAACGCAGGCGGCATACAGGGTGCTTGGGATAACCTAGAGGAGACGGGCCATTCGTACTTGAACTCTGTAAACGAGAGTATCAAGGAGGCTCAGAACGATATGTTTAAGGGTATCTTGAAGAGTAAGTTTGGATTCTAG